Proteins encoded within one genomic window of Prauserella marina:
- a CDS encoding ferric reductase-like transmembrane domain-containing protein yields MTDRESVRDRKGLDRGALRADLRAAVPDATAALVITAGIFVWLYARVREGTSATVEIMPFLADADTYLMYWLCQAFGWSAMLWAWLTTMLGLLRSGRQPRWFPVPPARLERWHRSTSLTTIALMFLHAVFFFTEKARANEDGLGMVARWGKAFVETFVPGAYPSGTGKIAILIGLLALYLAIPLGLAYYFRARLGARSWRALHRFVLVVYVLSIWHTLLYSSNVWFDGWPRTTLWLLQLPPALLLLTRLLVPARPSDRGGALRKRPLALTLRVGAVVAVAGVIATIVVVAVSGRDGGRAHGVDGAGLNVTQAMVWTGLALFAVILVVAVGVARRMERRQTERRSVPRGKADERAGQFTSETQ; encoded by the coding sequence ATGACTGACCGGGAGAGTGTGCGCGACCGGAAGGGGCTCGATCGCGGAGCCTTGCGAGCCGACCTTCGAGCGGCGGTTCCCGACGCGACTGCCGCCCTCGTCATCACTGCGGGAATCTTCGTCTGGCTTTACGCGCGGGTGCGGGAGGGAACCTCGGCGACCGTCGAGATCATGCCGTTTCTCGCCGATGCCGACACATATCTCATGTACTGGCTGTGCCAGGCATTCGGCTGGTCGGCGATGTTGTGGGCGTGGTTGACGACGATGCTCGGGTTGCTCCGTTCGGGTCGGCAGCCGCGCTGGTTTCCTGTTCCGCCGGCCAGGCTGGAACGGTGGCACCGGAGCACGAGCCTGACGACGATCGCGCTGATGTTCCTGCACGCGGTGTTCTTCTTCACCGAGAAGGCCCGGGCGAACGAAGACGGGCTTGGGATGGTGGCCCGGTGGGGGAAGGCGTTCGTCGAGACCTTCGTTCCCGGCGCCTATCCGTCCGGAACCGGCAAGATCGCGATTCTGATCGGGTTGCTCGCCCTCTATCTCGCGATCCCGCTCGGCCTCGCCTACTACTTCCGGGCAAGGCTGGGGGCACGGTCGTGGCGGGCGCTGCACAGGTTCGTGCTGGTCGTGTACGTGCTGAGCATCTGGCACACGCTGCTCTACAGCTCCAACGTGTGGTTCGACGGCTGGCCGAGAACCACGCTGTGGTTGCTCCAATTGCCACCCGCGTTGCTGTTGCTGACGCGGCTGCTCGTCCCGGCTCGCCCGAGTGATCGCGGCGGCGCGTTGCGGAAGCGGCCGCTGGCCCTCACTCTCCGCGTCGGAGCTGTCGTCGCGGTGGCGGGCGTGATCGCCACGATCGTCGTGGTCGCTGTCAGCGGCAGGGACGGCGGCAGGGCCCACGGCGTCGACGGCGCGGGCCTGAACGTGACGCAGGCGATGGTGTGGACGGGTCTCGCGCTCTTCGCCGTGATCCTCGTCGTGGCGGTCGGTGTCGCACGGCGCATGGAGCGCAGGCAAACCGAGAGGCGATCCGTTCCCCGCGGCAAGGCGGATGAGCGCGCGGGTCAGTTCACCAGCGAGACCCAGTAG
- a CDS encoding DsbA family protein: protein MIRRRPNPVTARNPFSPNVIIVLVVTVVAVVVFGGLLFMSRGEEDQARGDAGSPGRGSDANTLTESGPGTVTIVEFLDYQCPACAGYHQNIVRGIERDYEGRITVEIRNFPLDMHPLATRAATAAEAAANQGRFREMHHSLYDGFREWAVTPDGRSISSDSERAAELFEGYARDAGLDIDRFRRDMASDEIPERIADDVSAGRQAGVSGTPTIFVEETRFRPDGDDYATVDAQLRRLIDDKLNQ, encoded by the coding sequence ATGATCCGGCGAAGGCCCAACCCCGTCACGGCTCGAAACCCCTTCTCCCCCAATGTGATCATCGTCCTGGTGGTGACCGTCGTGGCGGTGGTGGTGTTCGGCGGATTGCTGTTCATGAGCAGGGGCGAGGAGGACCAGGCACGGGGCGACGCCGGTTCCCCCGGACGCGGCAGCGACGCCAATACCCTGACCGAATCCGGCCCTGGCACGGTGACCATCGTCGAATTCCTCGACTACCAGTGCCCCGCGTGCGCGGGCTACCACCAGAACATCGTCAGGGGCATCGAAAGGGACTACGAGGGCCGGATCACCGTGGAGATCCGGAACTTCCCGCTGGACATGCATCCCTTGGCGACCCGGGCGGCCACCGCGGCGGAGGCGGCGGCGAACCAGGGCCGGTTTCGCGAGATGCATCACTCACTCTACGACGGCTTCCGCGAATGGGCGGTGACTCCTGACGGGCGGAGCATCAGTTCGGACAGCGAGCGGGCCGCCGAACTGTTCGAAGGCTACGCCCGCGACGCGGGGCTCGACATCGACCGGTTCCGCAGGGACATGGCCTCGGACGAGATACCCGAGCGGATAGCCGACGATGTCAGCGCGGGCAGGCAAGCCGGTGTGTCGGGTACGCCGACCATCTTCGTCGAAGAGACGCGCTTCCGGCCGGACGGTGACGACTATGCCACGGTCGACGCGCAACTGCGCCGTCTCATCGACGACAAACTCAACCAGTGA
- a CDS encoding non-ribosomal peptide synthetase, with protein MSSSEPAVDIEDVTGVVGDVLGTTADALGADVPLPELGLESFTAVRLRRRLREDFGLDLPLTAFLGTATIRSIAHGVTDPGGAVDEHPDTGGLDSEPLPLTPIQAAYWVGRDPAFPLGGVATFFYREYDRTPEGPQEADLENLTTAWNRLVRRHPMLRMVVGADARQRVLGTVAHYDIDVTDLRHLDSAEAEEHARRLRDDRSHQVRPSDTWPLFDLSAIFLPGGRTRLCLGIDVLAVDFAGWLHLLAEWGTLVGDPSAELPTQPTTFAEIVRAREADPARRRRRDEDLAYWASRVGTLPGGPALPVAEQAHELRGHRFTRAKGQLPPQEWSALRARAAEHGLSPTGLLLAAFGLTLNRWGSTEPFCLNATLFDRPDDQDLSAVLGDFTSTVLVELPVLDPARWSGFADYALRTNRRFWTDLDHRSVSGVEALRAAGNPEPRYPVVFTSGLGLATGDDPAAWLGEEVFGISQTPQVLFDHIVYVERGALTFCWDTVEGAFPDGFIEGMLTAHLRLLRRLADDPSAWTDRVLGWDPSFLPSESLDVTPFGAAGPLLPDPLHAAGNLAPDADALLGPSATLSHKELTALAARTGAALAGLGLGPGDLVAVSAEKGPAQIVAMLGICASGAGYVPVEPSWPANRVASVCEQAGIRHALVAGGTSGCWPDEVTVHDLRQDGTIAVPVPDVPGPDVQRPAPDDLAYVIFTSGSTGKPKGVAIEHRAARTTIDDLVDRFPLRAEDRMLALSAFSFDLSVHDVFGVLGTGGALVLPEAARQRDPGHWLELMREHGVTLWNTAPALMEMLVEYAEVDPGLARAAFSSLRLVFLSADWIPVTLPDRIRALAPEATVVSLGGATEGSIWSICHPIGEVPPSWRSIPYGRALRGQSFHILDENGSPKPAGQPGELHIGGGGLARGYVGDPRQTAERFITHPELGRLYRTGDMGRWRYDGTIEFLGRLDRQVKIRGHRIELGEVESVLDRLADVRKSVALSVPGPDDRPRLVAYVAGHGDAVADDQELRTRLRAHVPEYMVPSRFVPVDEFPVTANGKIDYQALGNPYARGEATVPEVTSEAPAPGALAEALAEACRSGLDVTITLSAGSLSLVDGMSAAGEQGRRLLTTATAEGLSPRQRQRDGTLVELALSADPPGAETLALAQPHASAEPARRGGTALRRAGDAVRRVFAELLRTDIDGSTPFFQLGATSLTLVQAQRKLSAEIDPELTVVDLLANATADDLAAVIADRIGSTARENDVISQASPAPPPDPGRGRATARARARELLR; from the coding sequence ATGAGCTCGTCGGAGCCAGCCGTCGACATCGAAGACGTGACCGGTGTGGTGGGGGACGTGCTCGGCACAACGGCCGACGCTCTCGGCGCCGACGTCCCCCTCCCCGAACTCGGGCTCGAATCCTTCACAGCCGTGCGGCTGCGCCGCCGCCTTCGCGAGGACTTCGGACTGGACCTCCCGCTCACGGCGTTTCTCGGCACCGCGACGATCCGCTCGATCGCCCATGGCGTCACCGATCCCGGCGGGGCCGTCGACGAGCACCCCGATACCGGCGGCCTCGACTCCGAGCCACTGCCCCTCACGCCGATCCAGGCCGCCTACTGGGTCGGCCGCGATCCCGCGTTTCCGCTCGGCGGCGTCGCGACGTTCTTCTACCGCGAGTACGACCGGACCCCCGAGGGCCCTCAGGAAGCCGACCTGGAGAACCTGACCACCGCGTGGAACCGGCTCGTACGACGGCATCCGATGCTGCGCATGGTCGTCGGCGCCGACGCGCGGCAGCGCGTTCTCGGCACCGTCGCCCACTACGACATCGACGTCACCGATCTGCGCCACCTCGACTCCGCCGAAGCCGAGGAACACGCGCGCCGGTTGCGCGACGACCGTTCCCATCAGGTGCGCCCCTCCGACACCTGGCCGCTGTTCGACCTCAGCGCCATCTTCCTTCCGGGCGGCCGGACCCGGCTGTGTCTCGGCATCGACGTCCTCGCCGTCGACTTCGCCGGATGGCTGCACCTGCTCGCCGAATGGGGCACGCTCGTCGGCGACCCCTCTGCCGAACTACCCACACAGCCGACGACGTTCGCCGAGATCGTGCGCGCTCGTGAAGCCGATCCGGCGCGGCGACGGCGCAGGGACGAGGATCTCGCCTACTGGGCTTCCCGTGTCGGCACCCTTCCCGGCGGGCCCGCGCTCCCCGTCGCCGAGCAGGCGCACGAACTCAGGGGACACCGGTTCACCAGGGCGAAAGGACAACTGCCGCCCCAGGAATGGTCGGCGCTGCGTGCCCGCGCCGCCGAGCACGGACTCAGCCCCACCGGCCTGCTGCTCGCCGCGTTCGGACTGACCCTCAATCGCTGGGGGTCCACCGAACCGTTCTGTCTCAACGCGACACTTTTCGACCGGCCCGACGATCAGGACCTTTCGGCGGTACTCGGCGATTTCACCTCGACGGTCCTCGTCGAACTACCGGTGCTCGATCCCGCGCGATGGTCCGGGTTCGCCGACTACGCGCTGCGGACCAACCGTCGATTCTGGACAGACCTGGATCACCGTTCGGTCTCCGGCGTGGAAGCGCTGCGGGCGGCGGGCAACCCGGAACCGCGCTACCCGGTCGTGTTCACCAGCGGTCTCGGCCTCGCCACCGGCGACGATCCCGCAGCCTGGCTCGGCGAGGAGGTTTTCGGGATCTCCCAGACGCCACAGGTGCTGTTCGACCACATCGTCTACGTCGAGCGCGGCGCGCTCACGTTCTGCTGGGACACCGTGGAAGGCGCGTTCCCCGACGGGTTCATCGAGGGCATGCTCACGGCTCACCTGCGGCTGCTGCGCAGGCTCGCCGACGACCCCTCGGCGTGGACCGACCGCGTGCTCGGCTGGGATCCGTCGTTCCTGCCTTCCGAATCACTCGACGTCACGCCGTTCGGCGCGGCGGGACCGCTGTTGCCAGACCCGCTGCACGCCGCCGGTAACCTGGCGCCGGACGCCGATGCGCTGCTCGGGCCCTCAGCGACCCTCAGCCACAAGGAACTGACGGCCCTCGCGGCCCGCACCGGCGCCGCGCTGGCGGGTCTTGGCCTCGGTCCGGGCGACCTCGTCGCGGTCTCAGCTGAGAAGGGTCCAGCGCAGATCGTCGCGATGCTGGGCATTTGCGCGAGCGGCGCGGGGTACGTGCCCGTCGAACCGTCGTGGCCCGCGAACCGCGTGGCCTCCGTGTGCGAGCAGGCCGGTATCCGTCACGCGCTCGTCGCCGGTGGCACGTCCGGGTGCTGGCCGGACGAGGTGACCGTGCACGACCTTCGCCAGGACGGCACCATCGCCGTGCCGGTACCCGATGTCCCAGGACCCGATGTCCAGAGACCGGCGCCGGACGACCTCGCCTACGTCATCTTCACCTCCGGTTCGACCGGCAAGCCCAAGGGCGTCGCCATCGAGCACCGCGCCGCGCGCACCACGATCGACGACCTGGTCGACCGCTTCCCCCTCCGCGCCGAGGATCGCATGCTGGCGCTCTCGGCGTTCAGCTTCGACCTTTCGGTGCACGACGTCTTCGGCGTACTGGGCACCGGTGGCGCGCTCGTACTCCCCGAGGCGGCGCGGCAACGCGATCCAGGTCACTGGCTCGAACTGATGCGCGAACACGGGGTCACGCTGTGGAACACGGCCCCCGCGCTGATGGAGATGCTCGTCGAGTACGCCGAGGTCGACCCCGGACTCGCCCGCGCCGCGTTCTCGTCGCTGCGCCTGGTGTTCCTGTCAGCCGACTGGATTCCGGTGACCCTGCCCGACCGCATCCGCGCGCTGGCGCCGGAGGCGACGGTGGTGAGCCTCGGCGGGGCGACCGAGGGATCGATCTGGTCGATCTGTCATCCCATCGGCGAGGTTCCGCCTTCGTGGCGCAGCATTCCCTACGGCAGGGCCCTGCGCGGCCAGAGTTTCCACATCCTCGACGAGAACGGCTCCCCGAAACCGGCTGGACAGCCGGGTGAACTCCACATCGGTGGCGGCGGTCTGGCCCGAGGCTACGTCGGCGACCCGCGGCAAACGGCCGAACGGTTCATCACCCACCCCGAACTCGGCAGGTTGTACCGCACGGGCGACATGGGCCGCTGGCGCTACGACGGCACCATCGAATTCCTCGGCAGGCTCGACCGGCAAGTCAAGATCCGGGGGCACCGCATCGAGCTGGGCGAGGTCGAGTCGGTGCTCGATCGCCTCGCCGACGTCCGCAAATCGGTCGCCCTTTCCGTTCCCGGCCCCGACGATCGACCCCGGCTCGTGGCCTACGTCGCGGGGCACGGCGACGCGGTTGCCGACGATCAGGAGCTGCGGACTCGGTTGCGGGCCCACGTTCCCGAGTACATGGTGCCGAGCCGGTTCGTGCCAGTGGACGAGTTCCCGGTCACCGCGAACGGGAAGATCGACTATCAGGCTCTTGGCAATCCCTACGCCCGAGGCGAAGCGACGGTGCCAGAGGTGACGTCCGAGGCACCCGCGCCCGGCGCGCTCGCCGAGGCGCTGGCCGAGGCGTGCCGCAGCGGCCTCGACGTCACGATCACGCTCAGCGCGGGCTCGCTGTCCCTTGTGGACGGAATGAGCGCGGCGGGCGAGCAGGGACGCCGACTGCTGACTACCGCGACGGCCGAGGGGCTGAGTCCCCGCCAGAGACAGCGCGACGGCACACTGGTCGAACTCGCGCTGAGCGCCGACCCGCCCGGCGCCGAAACACTCGCGCTTGCCCAGCCCCACGCGAGCGCCGAGCCGGCCCGGCGCGGCGGAACGGCCTTGCGGCGAGCCGGTGACGCGGTCCGCCGCGTGTTCGCCGAACTGCTGCGCACCGACATCGACGGATCGACACCGTTCTTCCAACTCGGGGCGACCTCACTCACGCTCGTGCAAGCGCAGCGGAAACTCAGCGCCGAGATCGACCCCGAACTCACCGTCGTCGACCTGCTCGCCAACGCCACCGCCGACGATCTCGCCGCGGTCATCGCCGACCGGATCGGCTCCACCGCGCGCGAAAACGACGTCATATCCCAAGCTTCCCCAGCACCGCCCCCGGACCCGGGCCGTGGGCGAGCCACGGCCCGGGCACGGGCACGGGAGCTCCTTCGATGA
- a CDS encoding vitamin K epoxide reductase family protein, with translation MSTVDDRTPARKLGPVCLAGGIVGLVASIALTLEKLATLADPGYVPSCSLSPVVTCGTVMASPQAAVFGFPNPLLGIGGFAVVTTIGVIMLSGFRPPRWFQWGLQAGVTFGVVFVHWLVMASLYDIRALCPYCLFVWIAMIPLFVCTTIETLHGYAGTRRSATALTRVDAAIVAVWYVLIAGAVLHAFWNYWVSLVN, from the coding sequence GTGAGCACAGTGGACGATCGGACACCGGCGCGGAAGCTGGGTCCGGTCTGCCTCGCCGGTGGGATCGTGGGTCTCGTGGCATCGATCGCGCTCACGCTGGAAAAGCTCGCGACGCTCGCCGACCCCGGTTACGTGCCTTCGTGCTCACTGAGCCCGGTGGTGACCTGCGGGACGGTGATGGCCAGCCCGCAAGCCGCCGTGTTCGGTTTTCCCAACCCGTTGCTCGGAATCGGCGGATTCGCCGTCGTGACCACCATCGGCGTGATAATGCTGAGCGGATTCCGGCCGCCGCGCTGGTTTCAATGGGGTCTACAGGCAGGCGTCACGTTCGGCGTCGTCTTCGTCCACTGGCTCGTCATGGCGAGCCTGTACGACATCCGCGCGCTGTGCCCCTACTGCCTGTTCGTCTGGATCGCGATGATCCCGCTCTTCGTCTGCACCACGATCGAAACACTGCACGGGTACGCCGGAACCCGCCGGTCGGCAACGGCGCTGACTCGCGTCGACGCCGCCATCGTCGCGGTGTGGTACGTGCTGATCGCGGGGGCGGTCCTCCATGCCTTCTGGAACTACTGGGTCTCGCTGGTGAACTGA
- a CDS encoding PepSY-associated TM helix domain-containing protein, translating to MSVGDKPRTSATAADPAADQPRSAWAGPRALLLRLHFYAGVFIAPFLVVAAVSGLLYVFTPQLDELVYDDIVHVPDQPHSLPLSEQVRVGMAARPGDELLGVRPATTGTDATQVILEAPDLPESYRRTAFVDPHTAEVTGVLETYGSGQALPIRAWVDNLHRGLHLGDVGRIYSELAASWLWVVAVGGAVLWFGRRRRKSLLRPERGAKGRRRILSWHGATGLWIAAGLVFLSATGLTWSQYAGANITELRAALSWETPAVSAELPSTMPGADAGIDRIVGTAREHGLSGSIEVTPPSAAGEAYVVQQVSRAWPTQQDSVSIDPATAQVAETLRFDDYPLIAKLARWGIDAHMGLLFGWVNQLVLVLLGIGLLSVIFWGYRMWWLRRPRHGDHSGPNGTGAFGKPPSRGRWRRVPGRVLAPLAVVTAFIAYFVPLLGISLLGFLVVDTILGSRRRSAEREPREARP from the coding sequence ATGAGTGTCGGCGACAAACCGAGGACATCCGCGACGGCAGCGGATCCGGCAGCCGATCAGCCACGATCGGCATGGGCAGGGCCGCGCGCACTGTTGCTGCGACTGCACTTCTACGCCGGAGTGTTCATCGCACCGTTCCTCGTCGTCGCCGCCGTCAGCGGCCTGCTCTACGTGTTCACTCCTCAGCTCGACGAACTCGTCTACGACGACATCGTGCACGTCCCCGACCAGCCACACTCACTGCCACTGAGCGAACAGGTGCGCGTCGGTATGGCCGCGCGGCCCGGCGACGAACTGCTGGGCGTCCGGCCCGCCACGACGGGAACCGACGCGACACAGGTCATCCTCGAAGCACCCGATCTGCCGGAAAGCTACCGCAGGACGGCCTTCGTCGACCCGCACACCGCCGAGGTGACCGGGGTGCTGGAGACCTACGGGAGCGGTCAGGCGCTCCCGATCAGGGCCTGGGTGGACAACCTGCACCGGGGCCTTCATCTCGGCGACGTGGGCCGGATCTACAGTGAACTCGCCGCGAGCTGGCTGTGGGTCGTGGCCGTGGGCGGAGCCGTCCTGTGGTTCGGCAGGCGGCGCCGGAAGTCGTTGCTACGTCCCGAACGCGGCGCGAAAGGACGGCGGCGCATCCTTTCCTGGCACGGCGCGACCGGGCTGTGGATCGCGGCCGGGCTGGTGTTCCTGTCCGCGACGGGCCTGACCTGGTCGCAGTACGCCGGCGCGAACATCACCGAGTTACGAGCCGCGCTCTCCTGGGAAACGCCCGCCGTGTCGGCAGAACTCCCCTCGACCATGCCCGGCGCGGACGCCGGGATCGACCGGATCGTCGGCACCGCAAGGGAACACGGACTTTCCGGGAGCATCGAGGTCACCCCGCCCTCCGCCGCCGGGGAAGCCTATGTCGTGCAACAGGTGAGCAGAGCCTGGCCCACGCAACAGGATTCGGTGTCGATCGACCCGGCGACGGCGCAGGTGGCCGAGACGCTTCGCTTCGACGACTATCCACTGATCGCCAAGCTGGCGCGATGGGGCATCGACGCGCACATGGGCCTGCTGTTCGGCTGGGTCAACCAGCTCGTCCTCGTCCTGCTCGGAATCGGCCTGCTGTCGGTCATTTTCTGGGGTTACCGCATGTGGTGGCTGCGCCGTCCGCGACACGGTGACCACAGTGGACCCAACGGAACCGGAGCGTTCGGGAAACCGCCATCCAGGGGCCGATGGCGGCGAGTGCCCGGCAGGGTGCTGGCTCCACTGGCCGTGGTGACGGCGTTCATCGCCTACTTCGTGCCGCTGCTCGGGATTTCGCTGCTCGGGTTCCTTGTCGTGGACACGATACTCGGGTCGCGGCGACGATCGGCGGAACGCGAACCCCGGGAGGCACGGCCGTGA
- a CDS encoding DUF5134 domain-containing protein, with product MIASPVLSWILSFLFAGTAAWCVRVLVLPSIRIPDRIDAGWHLLMSAAMIAMIWPWGMSVPAAAQAVVFTIAVGWFLGRMILDAGHPHSGGHAPRAAGAHHAVMMAGMAWMAASMPALMSTSGDDSGGGHHHHAMGGGTPMAQAQDTVATPVALTVSYLALGLVFVMLCLPWLAKAFDLGRRLPDRSSPTLGRVVTDHACHALMSFGMGVMFLAVV from the coding sequence GTGATCGCCTCGCCAGTACTGAGCTGGATACTCAGCTTTCTGTTCGCCGGAACGGCCGCGTGGTGCGTGCGTGTACTGGTCCTGCCCTCGATCCGGATCCCGGACCGGATCGACGCGGGCTGGCACCTGCTGATGAGCGCCGCGATGATCGCCATGATCTGGCCTTGGGGCATGAGCGTTCCCGCAGCCGCCCAGGCCGTGGTTTTCACGATCGCGGTCGGGTGGTTCCTCGGCAGGATGATCCTGGACGCCGGTCACCCGCATTCCGGCGGCCACGCACCGCGTGCCGCCGGTGCGCACCACGCGGTGATGATGGCGGGAATGGCCTGGATGGCAGCCAGCATGCCCGCGCTGATGAGCACGTCCGGAGATGACTCAGGAGGCGGACACCACCACCATGCGATGGGTGGTGGTACGCCGATGGCACAGGCCCAGGACACCGTGGCGACGCCGGTGGCGTTGACCGTCAGCTATCTCGCCCTCGGGCTCGTGTTCGTCATGCTCTGCCTTCCCTGGCTCGCCAAGGCTTTCGACCTCGGCAGGCGGCTTCCCGACCGGAGCTCCCCCACGCTCGGCCGAGTGGTCACCGACCACGCCTGCCACGCGCTCATGAGCTTCGGCATGGGCGTCATGTTCCTCGCCGTCGTCTGA